The following nucleotide sequence is from Aminobacterium mobile DSM 12262.
TATTTTCAGATATGTAGCGGTAAAACAGCATTCCTAGAACATATTGCTTAAAGTCCCATCCATCTACACTGCCTCTTAGATCATTTGCCATATTCCATATCGTGCGGTGTAATTCCGCCCGTTCCTGTTCTTTTCTGTTGTTTTCCATAACTCTACTTCCTTTCTTCAACCATATTAGGCACTAATTCCATGATATCTTTAAAATCAACGCCAAGTGCCGTACAAACCTTTACAAGAACATCCATACTGACATATTCGTTTTTAGAAAGCTTTGAAATTGACGATGGACTTATTCCCGCAGCAGCTTGCAAATCTTTCTTCTTCATATCGCGGTCTATCAACAATTTCCAAAGCTTTTTATAGCTAACGGTCATCTTGGTCACCTCTTTATATATGTTTTTTCCATTATAGCACATTTTCTTCAAAAATAACATGATAATTCTGTGTTTGTGAAGTAATTTTTCAATGTTAACAAAGATAATGATAGTTGTGTATGCCTTTATTTTTGATTTAAATAAATACTTTTAGACAAAAATGTCTGTAAGTCTATTTGTAAAACCAAAGGCAAAGTTATAACATTCAGCCTTCTTAAATTTAATACCACTTTCGCTCAAATTTGAGCAAAAGCATAAACATTACAGCCGTCTTTACCTTAGAAAAAAGACAGGCTGTTTTTTTATTTTAAGGGGTTCGAATCAATAGAATTCTTCGCTTATGGATGAGGAAGAAAATTATTTTTGGAAAATCCTCAACTAATGTGCCCTACCGTGGCTATAAGGTGAGAGGAAAAATAATCCCCCAATGAAAGCATAGTTTTTCTCTCACTGCTCCTTGACAACTGAATACCCCGAAATGCAAGAGATACTTCAAGGTGAATATGCCATGACGATAATTCCGA
It contains:
- a CDS encoding helix-turn-helix domain-containing protein, with product MTVSYKKLWKLLIDRDMKKKDLQAAAGISPSSISKLSKNEYVSMDVLVKVCTALGVDFKDIMELVPNMVEERK